The genomic interval TATATCTATTTTTATAGCTATatgttaatttcacattttatataaatcaTCCTTAGAAGCCACACGAGGTGTCAAGCGCTCTTTGGTCTCACCGAGCCTTCGGGTGGTCTCTGGATCTTGGCCCAGTCAACAGACGGCCCCTTCTCCTGAAGGAAATGGTGAAAGAGCTGCTTGAAGCCCTCAAAGTCTTTCCTGGAGATCTGCAAGAGGCACGAATAACCATATTACAGATCAAACGTTCACATTTTCAATCCATTTTTACCTTCAGCTCTACAGTATCTCCTGAAGTTCAATATCATGTTTGTTATTTCAGGGCCGATAGTGAAGAAGAGTCTTTCAATTTCAAATCAACAAATGAGTCACACATGAAAGGTCAACATTTGTGAGGCTTTTGGGAAGCTTGTAACTGacttatattttctatttatttaaagatttattcaattaattaaatgctTTAGAGCTGAATCAACACGTTAGAGTGATTAATCAAACGCTTAATTACCCTGTATAACACTGTGCAGCGTATAAGCATAATTAATACTCTGAAGAGTCTCTTTTAACCTTTAGACTAAACCTTCTGGTGATGCATCATGGGATGATAAAGGCTGTAATTAACACACACCTCCTTCTTTAGGTCACCATTTCATGGGCTACTGCATAAAATCTAATTAATGAGACTAATTGCATAATGTGTGTGACATAACTGCTCACAAGAGCAGTTTAATTGGGAATAAACATCTCAAACTGTGCATAAGACTCATTTTCAAATTATTAGAGACAAATATTAATGGGTCAATGCCAAATGACAATGTCTTATGatattttttcaaatgcatgtaccaaacatataaacatttttatgcatgtaagttccatgcatttacaaataaaagattCATTCTAATTCTAAAATAGATTTAATGTGTTTGATCTAATGGCTTTGAAATTGTCATGTGAGCAGGTGGTTAGACATATACATGCAGTCAAGGACAGAACGTGTTTTTCACCTCAGCTGAGCACATAGTTTGTAGGACAAGGGTCTCACCTCCGCCTCTGATGGCTTGGCAGTGGTCAGGAGCTTCTCCAGCTCTGTGTGCATGGAGTTCTCATGCTGCAATCTCAGCTTCTCCTGAAACTCTGCCATCCCTGCATTAGGGCTGATTCTATACAGATctacacacatgcaaacacagggAAAGAAAACAATACTGACAACAACCTTAAATGTTGTGACGACATTGCAAATGGTCATTATTTTAATTCTTGAGACTATTCTGCTCCAGCCTGGTTTTTAGTAACTGgcgtatgatttaaataaatcagcTAGAATAGTTAGAATGTCTTGATGCTTTTGAAACaaatctcttatgttcaccaaggctgtatttatttaattaaaaatacaataaagacaTGCaaactattattactactactgaaCTATAATAATTGCGCACCAATATTAGTTGATAATTAAGCAgcaaataaatcagcatattagaatgatttctaaaggatcatgcatgtaattcagctttgcatcacaggaacaaattacattttaaagtatatctaaacagaaaatagttattcaaaataataatatcacaatatgacttttcacacaatatgtattttcatttaaacaaatgttataAGACTTAGAGCataagacttctttaaaaaacaaacaaacaaataaatattccaAATGTTGACTTGTATACTACGGTACTTTTTTTGTAAGGCTATGAAGGAACCACTTACCAGCAACAAAAGACATGATTACAAACTTCTGACAGCTCTCAGACTTTaaaacctgtatatatatattagtcctGAATTGAATTCAGCAGCCCAGAAAGGTCAGAAACTGATACTTGCGCACAATTTCTTCTTTTGCACTAATATAACTACAACTGCAGAGGAAGCAGTTGAAAAGATGCGTTGAGTACCTCAAATTTACTCTAAGAGAAAAGCTACTAAAACTTTAGTGTTCAAAACAGTACAACCGGCTCCCAGCATCCGAACCCTGTGTAAAGCCTCGGCTCTTTGAAGTCAGATAAGATTTCAGACAGATTCACAGACTGTTGTGTCATACAGAGGATACCCAATCAGGGCTTTGTAACACACCACTGAAAGAGATGCgcaaagagagacagaaagcacATGATTCCTTTAATAAAGTCCAGCACTGTCCACCCGTCACGTCATGGAAAAAGTAAACAAGTCCAGAAACGCTGAACAACTTTTTTGTATGCATGTGGCAGGTGAATTAGGCTATTAGTCACTTCCAGTGttgggctagttactcaaaaaatgtgtatattactCATTACTAGTAACTCCTTTCAAAAGCAATATTGTTACTTTACTTATTACTTTCTAGCAACAGTAATTAGTTACACTACTAGTTTCATTACTAAGTTGTTACTGTGTCTCTTCTACATAAAATTCTTCTAGACTGTTACAATATGTCCGCTCAACAGTGATTGATAGTGACATTCAAATAGAAGTGTTCATATGTAGCTTGAAGCTAATCGTAATTTCTCTGTTACCCATATGAgattatatttcattatgtatCATCAAATCACATAAGTttgtaagaaaatgtttaatttcccaaaaagatttttaatagtaatataatgTACCACATGCTGATCAGAGGGGTGTGGGTGGGATGTAATGACaaagtaatgtaatgtaacacacaacctaaaaaacttttttttttgtctgacaaAATCAATATAATGCTATATTTATATCTGCTGAATGTAAGCTTTTCCATATTCCAAGCTTGCCTGCTGCACTGGGGACATCACATGGCTGTGCCAGTCCTGAAAGTTATGAAACCAAATCTAAGGATTATTGGATTGttggcataaaaataaaactaataataataaaataaaatgtaagtaactaagctgttttatggatggtaactaatattattactgaaatcttattagtaattagttacactACTAGTTTCTGCAAAAagttatattattacagtaactaaGTTACTAATCAGTCCAACACTGGTCACTTCACATCGTTTTGTCACGTATACAGCACCAACTGGACGCTGCTGAGCAATATGCGTTCTTTCATTCCGTCCTAAGCGTTGAACGCTCGCATAGAACGCGCTTTGAGTTCGTTTCTAGTGTGGTGTCAGGGAACGTGCCTACGGCGTAATTCTGACCCTTTTGGCTAACCAGACGTTCTCCTACAGTAAAACGCGTCCATATGCTGCATTCGTGGGGATTTCTATTTAATGATCTTTCCCATGTTGGACACTCAAAAGATTCGTTTACCGAAACTTTCGTTACTTTGTGAATCCGGTTAATTAAAAAACGCAGAGTTGAACGTGTCGATTCGAATGAGCGTCATTAGTTCGCGAGAACGCTCGTTTACTGACCGTTTGTGTGAGTTAACGTGAATTGTTAGTGAAAAGTAAACCGATTTGTTAAAAAATTAACAGTctctgctgctttaaatgttttaatgaggAGGGATTGATTGGTTGCCAacgttttaataattaattaactagGTTTTAAATATCGTTCCTCTGTGTTTCGTTAAGATGTGTCGCATTTGGAACAAATTGTAAAACTttattgtccttggtgtgaacaagcCTATTATAAACAGTTTATTAAATATGTGCATCGTATTGTAGGAGTTTTGCTGTTGTTTTAGAAAGACAGCAAGCATTACCCATCATGAATTGctagtatttgtatttttttgaataGGCTAGTTCCTCTTTGTTTAGTGAAGATATTGGCTCTACTCCTTCACATTTAGAGCGAATTTTAAAACTATCTTCATCGTTATTGTCCTTGTTAGACCAATTATTtaccatttattaaatattagtgCATTTTATTGTATAGCTTTTGCAGTTGTTTTAGAAAAGACATCAAGGCACTTGGCCCAAAGCGTTAGCCACTTTACTAATTAAGGTTGTTTTAGCCGCTTTGCATATCTTCTAGCTCTTTGACACGCAATAACGCCTGTTTGAATGTCAAGTAGGACTGGAAGTTTGACTGATATATAGCACACAGCTATTGCATGAGGGGGAGTTAGCTGTTTTGCCTTGAACATTGTCCTAACTGTAACTGTAGCTCAATCTCAAAGTCAAAGTCACAAACATCCTGGATTATGTCATGAACTTTGCTATGCAAGAAGAACTCCAAGGTCATAGGCCCCTTGCAAGCAAACACAAGCGCACTGCCCACAGCTCGGGGTTTTGAGGGGTTGGGGAACTATGCTCAAGCACATCTAGACAGCAGACAGGCTTGCTTGCTCATTTTTGACAAGCCATGCGAGGATACTCACGTCCACTGTAGCGCAAGCTGTTTCACAGGCGGAAGTGTCGCGTGAAAACGGTGTGTGGGTCTGATGTTTGTTCACGGACCAATCAGAACAGGAGGCGGTCTGGCTCGACCAATCATATTCCAGTCAATTGCGTTCTATTTGTTGATGGCGTTATACTTGTTCGACTGCGTAAACATGTGAAACAGCGTCATCTCTTGAATGTGgttgtaaattaacatacttttttttttatctcgtgTTTTACTGTTTACTTGTATGTTTTATCCAACTGCGAGTGCTTTATTTAGTGTATGGCAATTAAGCAGGAATATATGGAAGTCCCTCTtccaccaaataaaaaaaaatcatgcttcaATAAAAAAGTCACGAGTAAACAAATCGATGTTCTGACATActaggttacatttatttgattaaaagtcGAAATGCACATAAATAGCCGagacaaaaatacttttatttcgtATTTTATGGCATAATTTGAACCTCATCAATAATCATGACTTGTCATAGTTTAGATTAGACATCTCACAAGCTTATATCATTGTCATAGTCTAGACTTTTCATATCGTAAATGTGACTTACCATGTCACAAGTTCGACTttaatcataattatgatttatcaaagcaatgcaaagtggcagaaatgggcttccatatgtTTACTATCCCCTTCGACCAATGAATTACCATGATTtctaagtctttttttattatataacgatccctaaaataatcataatttatattCACCGTTATAATTTTCTAGGTCACTTCTAggctttgaaataattttttattaaaattaattcctTAATATATAAAggttttcattcaaataaaaaggCCTGGCTTGCTGTCTACAATGAGGAATCTTAATTTCTTAAATTCACACCCATTAAATGTGTTCAGAGTTAGAGATGAAATGGGCACGtcaacaatcaaatacacaagaaacattaatttttcACATggccttttattgttttatgacaGATGTTCAATATTTTGGTCCGGACAACTATGTGCGTAACGATTTTAATTGGAAATGTTCTTCTTCAGGTGTTGCCCCGGACACTTCGAGCAGATTGCAACCGTTTCTTGtgaagtaacacacacacacgcacacgtttAGAGACATGAATATCCACACACGCACACGGTCAGCTGTGAAATCTACAGGACGTTACAGTCGGGGATTTGGGGACTTTGAAGAGTCTAACGGCTGCCGCGCTGTCGTGGAGACATCAAGTCATGCTCCAAGGAAGGTGACAGCCGTGTCTCTCTCATCTACCAGCTCAGCGGCGGTGGCATCCATCTTACCGCGGGAGAAATCATTGATGGAGAGTCCGTCAACCACCTTCCAGGTCTTGTTCTGTTGGGGTGGAAAATAACAGTACTTGCATAGAGACCTTATCTTTCTGAACGACTTCCAAATGCTTTGATTTCtttgtaaaatttaatttcatatatatattttttttaggaacTTAAAACTTGTAGCAATGAAAACAAACCTTGATCATAACAGGGAAGGAGTACATGAGGTCATTAGGAACTCCATAGGAATTACCAGTGGAGTAGACGCCCATTGACACCCACTCACCCTGTTAAGAGACAGAAAAATAATTAGTTAGCATTAACGCTGTAAAGCGTGACAcatgaaatcaaatttttttgttgttgataataCTATATGGACAATTCTTGCTAATGTACAGCAGATTTTTGACCATGCAGATTTTGAATCTTTAGAAAATGTGAAATTTGATAGTGTCCTTGACAAGGAAATGATTCAGAAAACTAGTGTTGGAATCTTCCGCTTTACTTGTAGCCAGAATCTAATAGCCTAGACACTCAAATGATCTCCAAAGGGTGCGAGCTCACATCTGGAGTGCCGAACCAGATGTCCCTCATGTGGTCACAGATGGCTTTGGCAGCGGACATCGCACTGGAGAGCTTCCTGGCCTTGATAACAGCTGCACCTCTCTGCTGCACCGTCTGGTAAATTCAAGAAATTAAAAGAATTGCAGATGGTTAAATTAAAGCAATTAACTTCAAAAATGTCATGTGTAAAGCTATGGCCATATTAGCGCAATTTCAGCTACATTTTGTGGGTAGAAGATCTAATTTTAATAGCTCCACAGGTTCAGATGTCAGACTTACGGTGATGAAGTCGCCCTTCAGCCAGCTTTCATCATTCACTGCATCAAAACCTGACATCTCCTTCCCATGAAGGTTCACGATAGCATGGTGCACATCTGGGTACTGAGTTGAGGAGTGATTTCCCCAGATGATCACATTCTTCACACTGTCAGAGGACACGCCAACACGCATCGCCACCTACAGGCATGGAGGAACAGCGCAGGTGAGAAAAGTGCTCCTATGTGTAACATGAGACTGCTAACAGTCCCTCTATAATGAGGTCCCTGTAATGGTCTATGAACTACTCCAGAGGACATAATTAGATACGGTTGCTCTAGAACTAAGCTAGATGTGTACgatacacaataaataaataaaaaagcttgaTTACTTGCAGCACTGGAAATCACAAAGATTGCGTTAGAGAACATCAAAAAAGCAGAATAAGAAGTGAAGGGGAATGGGGTGGTGGGGTTCGGACCTGAGAGCGGGCCCTGTTATGGTCCAGACGGGTCAGGCAGGAGAAGTTCTCCTTGGGAATGGAGGGAGCAGATTTGGAGGCGATCAAACAGTTGGTGTTGGCTGGGTTTCCAACAACTAGCACCTATGAAAGAAAACGAAAAGTGAACGGCAGAACAACAAACACCACAAACTGATCAGTTGCTCATCCCGCAATGTTTCGAACTATCACATTGTTGTCTAAATCAGAAGCCAGAAGCTGGAAATCTTTGACAAATCTGAATTCAGTTGCACATAAACGGAATCAAGCGGCATTATTTGTTGCAATCTTGTACCTTGACGGTCTTCTTGGCGTATTTCTCCAGTGCTTCACCCTGGGTTTTGAAAATGGCCACATTAGCCTTCAGTAGGTCCTTCCTCTCCATGCCCTCCTTTCTGGGCATAGATCCCACCAAGATGGCAGCGTCAAGATCCTTGAAGCCCACCTCAACCTTATCAGTGGGAATCACCTCTGTGAAGGGGTCAGAGAGAGAAACGAGTAAGAGACTGAGGGTACAGAAAAACTTATGTCACAGGAATTTCTAGGCCAACAAATTTTAAATGGAACATTTTTAAAGATCATgaacttatttaaaaatgtccagctgtttttagaaatcatttttattttaaaaaggaaatgtacatatatattttattatactttacaGGGCTCGACATTAAGCTTTTACATGAGTCAAGTAAATGTttgtttagatatatttttgtaagCGAAATGGAGCAAAAACGATCCACATTGTGTCTAAAACGTAAGTCAGTTGATATTACTTGTTTAActaaagttgtataaaatcaatatcacatttgcaatagAGCTGAAAGTCGGGAAAACATCACTCCTGGTTGTGTGATGTtgcatatattatatagaatatttatattttttctaccGCAGTATGTTTGTTTCTTCGTGTGTGCTGTTGCGCTTACAGTTTTGATTTCTCCGCGAGTCAGACTTACGTGACCTTGATACGGTCAATACGTTATGCGTTATTAGCCATCgtttacactgaaaataataaaatcgGAATCATTCTCGCCAAAGTTTCAATGCTGCCccagttattgtttgttattaaagGTTACTTATCTGGCCAGGCAAGACaattctctttcacttgccccttcacaaaatccacttgtaTTAGAATTCATCtttttaattcaaaacatttagctaaatattttttatgagtattaaatgaaataatatattgtaaaattaaaagaaatacgtATTGCTCATTGAAACAAGTTATTTTTTCAACTGCaactttcaagtgttttttttaggAAGCCTCAAGTTGAGCAAATGCAGTGATAAAC from Carassius auratus strain Wakin chromosome 26, ASM336829v1, whole genome shotgun sequence carries:
- the LOC113044118 gene encoding malate dehydrogenase, cytoplasmic-like — translated: MAEPIRVLVTGAAGQIAYSLLYSIAKGDVFGKDQPIILVLLDITPMLPVLDGVVMELQDCALPLLREVIPTDKVEVGFKDLDAAILVGSMPRKEGMERKDLLKANVAIFKTQGEALEKYAKKTVKVLVVGNPANTNCLIASKSAPSIPKENFSCLTRLDHNRARSQVAMRVGVSSDSVKNVIIWGNHSSTQYPDVHHAIVNLHGKEMSGFDAVNDESWLKGDFITTVQQRGAAVIKARKLSSAMSAAKAICDHMRDIWFGTPDGEWVSMGVYSTGNSYGVPNDLMYSFPVMIKNKTWKVVDGLSINDFSRGKMDATAAELVDERDTAVTFLGA